A genomic region of Rheinheimera sp. MMS21-TC3 contains the following coding sequences:
- a CDS encoding YciK family oxidoreductase, which translates to MQQYKAAKDALKNKTILVTGAGDGIGKEAALTYAAHGATVILLGRTVKKLTAVYDEIIANGGAEPAIIPLDLKGATAKHYRDMASTIQNEFGHLDGLLHNAGILGVLTPFEHIDLETWQNIMQVNVTSAMLMTQALLPVMRLAPKASIVFTSSGVGRTGRAYWGPYAVSKFATEGLMEVMADEFEASNIRVNCINPGATRTSMRSSAYPAEDVMTLKTPADLMWLYLYLMSDDSINENGQSLDAQPKR; encoded by the coding sequence ATGCAACAGTATAAAGCAGCAAAAGATGCATTAAAAAATAAAACTATTCTGGTTACTGGTGCCGGTGATGGCATAGGTAAAGAAGCGGCATTAACTTATGCTGCCCATGGTGCAACAGTAATTTTGCTAGGCAGAACAGTAAAAAAACTAACCGCTGTTTATGATGAAATTATTGCCAATGGCGGAGCTGAGCCTGCCATTATCCCGCTTGATTTAAAAGGCGCCACTGCAAAACATTATCGTGATATGGCCAGCACTATCCAAAATGAGTTTGGTCACTTAGATGGCCTTTTACACAATGCCGGAATTTTAGGTGTATTAACCCCTTTTGAGCATATAGATTTAGAGACTTGGCAAAATATTATGCAAGTGAATGTCACCTCCGCTATGCTGATGACTCAAGCATTATTGCCGGTGATGCGTTTAGCACCTAAAGCATCTATAGTGTTTACATCTTCAGGAGTTGGCAGGACAGGCCGTGCATACTGGGGGCCTTATGCGGTATCCAAATTTGCTACAGAGGGCTTAATGGAAGTAATGGCTGACGAATTTGAGGCATCTAATATAAGAGTTAACTGTATCAACCCAGGTGCCACTCGAACCTCAATGCGTAGCAGTGCTTATCCGGCAGAAGATGTGATGACGCTAAAAACGCCAGCTGACCTAATGTGGCTATATTTATATTTAATGAGTGATGACAGTATTAATGAAAATGGTCAATCATTAGACGCACAACCTAAACGATAA
- a CDS encoding phosphomannomutase CpsG (capsular polysaccharide biosynthesis protein; catalyzes the formation of D-mannose 6-phosphate from alpha-D-mannose 1-phosphate) produces the protein MIENKIEQLSCFKAYDIRGKLGTELNEHVAFCIGRAFAQHLQPKQVALGADVRATSERLKLALAFGLLTEGVSVIDLGMTGTEEVYFAAQYLDIQGAIEVTASHNPIDYNGMKLVREDARPISGDTGLAEIKQLTAALLTFPFPAADFEQFCRQSSKIAPEQTVTFSGVGYSRQSLLQPYVAKMLSFIDLAKLKPLKLVVNSGNGAAGHVVDAIEQHFIAQNIPITFIKVHHQPDASFPNGIPNPLLPENRAVTSAAVVQHKADMGIAWDGDFDRCFLFDHQGNFIEGYYIVGLLAAAFLRRQPGAKIIHDPRLYWNSQAIVKQLAGIAVLSKTGHAFIKERMRKEDAIYGGEMSAHHYFRDFAYCDSGMIPWLLVAELISVTGESLYKQVAAMIKDYPSSGELNFKINNPECKMNYIAAKYKDMATIIDYTDGLSMELDSWRFNVRLSNTESVLRLNVESKHNYGLMKQKTAEIISVLTEAE, from the coding sequence ATGATAGAAAATAAGATAGAACAGCTATCATGCTTTAAAGCCTATGATATTCGTGGCAAGTTAGGCACTGAACTAAATGAGCATGTTGCCTTTTGTATTGGTCGTGCTTTTGCTCAGCATCTACAGCCTAAACAGGTTGCTTTAGGGGCCGACGTAAGGGCGACATCTGAGCGATTAAAGCTAGCCTTAGCCTTTGGCTTATTAACAGAAGGTGTTTCTGTTATAGATTTAGGTATGACGGGTACTGAAGAAGTTTACTTTGCTGCTCAGTATCTGGATATTCAAGGTGCTATTGAAGTCACAGCTAGCCATAACCCTATTGATTATAATGGCATGAAACTAGTGCGCGAAGATGCCAGGCCTATTAGTGGAGATACTGGTCTGGCTGAGATTAAACAATTGACAGCAGCTTTATTGACCTTTCCGTTTCCGGCTGCTGATTTTGAACAATTTTGTCGGCAAAGTAGTAAAATTGCTCCAGAGCAAACAGTTACTTTTTCTGGCGTAGGCTATTCTCGTCAATCACTGTTACAGCCATACGTGGCTAAAATGCTTAGTTTTATCGATCTAGCTAAGCTAAAGCCATTAAAGCTAGTTGTAAACTCTGGTAATGGTGCTGCAGGACATGTAGTAGATGCTATAGAGCAACACTTTATAGCGCAAAATATTCCAATTACTTTTATTAAAGTACATCACCAGCCTGATGCAAGCTTTCCTAACGGTATTCCTAATCCATTATTACCTGAAAACAGAGCGGTAACCTCAGCAGCTGTGGTGCAACATAAAGCAGATATGGGTATAGCCTGGGATGGCGATTTTGATCGTTGTTTTTTATTTGATCATCAGGGTAACTTTATTGAAGGTTATTATATTGTTGGCTTACTTGCTGCGGCTTTTTTACGGCGCCAACCTGGAGCGAAAATCATTCATGATCCTCGTTTATATTGGAATAGCCAAGCAATAGTAAAACAGCTAGCGGGGATAGCAGTATTAAGTAAAACCGGCCATGCATTTATTAAAGAGCGAATGCGAAAAGAAGATGCTATTTATGGCGGAGAAATGAGTGCCCATCATTATTTTAGAGACTTTGCTTATTGCGACAGTGGTATGATCCCGTGGTTATTAGTAGCGGAGTTGATATCGGTAACTGGTGAATCACTTTATAAACAAGTTGCTGCTATGATAAAGGATTATCCTTCTTCAGGAGAGCTTAATTTTAAAATTAATAACCCTGAATGTAAGATGAATTATATAGCTGCAAAGTATAAAGATATGGCAACTATAATTGATTATACTGACGGGTTAAGTATGGAGTTAGACAGTTGGCGTTTTAATGTTAGGCTTTCTAATACAGAGAGCGTCTTAAGATTAAATGTAGAATCGAAACATAATTATGGATTAATGAAACAAAAAACAGCTGAAATCATATCTGTATTAACAGAGGCTGAATGA
- a CDS encoding VolA/Pla-1 family phospholipase: MNKLALSIAVAVALGLTACGDSLQDIKDDAQDNPIVPLSRVVFDPGASVPRLSVPNDLLFQGTTDGTLTLDAGDSPDYTNPQVALGALDGWSTQNPFAIDIDFTAGVSLDATSASRPDAVRIFEVLMGDSASSDESCRAVPRGFACKTVSQLTFGQDFVTAAKGNSVAVIPLKPLKPKTSYLLVLTSVLEDSEGNAIAPSTSYELVKQDFATKPLSTESQRNLQQLINNFENAVATEGIDKEDIIYTAAITTQSAGDVLAAIKGLMAPSPLNNNTPPILMTSDTGALVSDMLFPGQTIADSYDDPRFLFKLARLYTGSIQLPYYLGEPTEINPTAPLNTRWLARCDSGAIIAALPASMKPATPVSANDAYCQGASNGALRDLTQYDEEGAVVSQLDKARHLTKFNTIPKTNSMQTLAVQITVPNSDYGLVMPAAGWPVVILQHGITSKKEDMLAITGSLSLQGFATVAIDHPLHGSRGFSVEVPTENGETRTVVMNATTNSATDYMNLSNLLVTRDNLRQSIADMLGLRLGLNFTQGLQFDLSNVQFLGHSLGAITGTSMVAMANTPSGNPALDGLYNIKTATLAMPGGAVANFLLDSPSFSPLIKASIMLGAGGETAQSYIKFATEVNGGCGAPMVPPFAACYPPFVEYLQQTGNTAALTALNNAFSQFAFAAQTVTDAGDPNNYAQRLVVSETPSYVIEVVGDGVDNLSDQVVPNGFANPLAALQAGKMPLAGTEPLARLLAAGNINGSAAGSVSLQGQNAITRFSAGNHGSILSPAASAAATKEMQTQTASFFKTQGAGIQISDVSVIAPAN, encoded by the coding sequence ATGAACAAGCTAGCATTAAGCATAGCTGTTGCGGTCGCATTAGGATTAACCGCATGCGGTGACTCGCTACAAGATATAAAAGACGACGCACAAGACAATCCAATTGTACCCTTATCTAGAGTGGTGTTTGATCCGGGCGCATCAGTACCACGTTTATCGGTACCAAACGATTTATTATTTCAAGGCACTACAGATGGTACTTTAACTTTAGATGCCGGTGATTCACCAGACTATACCAATCCCCAAGTTGCTTTAGGTGCACTAGATGGTTGGTCAACCCAGAATCCTTTTGCGATTGATATAGATTTTACGGCCGGCGTGAGCTTAGATGCTACTTCAGCTAGTCGGCCTGATGCAGTTCGAATTTTTGAAGTCTTGATGGGCGACTCAGCATCTAGTGATGAAAGTTGTCGCGCAGTGCCTCGTGGTTTTGCTTGTAAGACTGTTAGCCAATTAACCTTTGGCCAAGACTTTGTAACTGCAGCTAAAGGCAATAGTGTTGCTGTTATCCCTTTAAAGCCCTTAAAGCCTAAGACCAGTTATTTATTGGTATTAACGTCAGTGCTTGAGGACAGTGAAGGTAATGCTATTGCGCCTTCAACATCTTATGAATTAGTTAAACAAGATTTTGCCACTAAACCGCTTAGCACAGAGTCACAGCGTAACTTACAACAGTTAATTAACAACTTTGAAAATGCTGTTGCTACAGAGGGTATTGATAAAGAAGATATAATTTACACTGCGGCTATTACTACTCAATCAGCAGGTGATGTCTTAGCTGCAATTAAAGGTTTAATGGCACCAAGTCCATTAAACAATAATACGCCACCCATCTTGATGACCAGTGATACTGGAGCCTTAGTTTCAGATATGTTATTCCCAGGTCAAACCATTGCAGATAGTTACGATGATCCTCGTTTCTTATTTAAATTAGCTCGTTTATATACAGGTTCTATTCAACTGCCCTATTATTTAGGTGAGCCAACAGAAATCAACCCTACAGCGCCATTAAATACCCGTTGGTTAGCCCGTTGTGATAGTGGTGCTATTATTGCTGCCTTACCTGCCTCTATGAAACCAGCTACGCCGGTTTCTGCTAATGATGCTTATTGTCAGGGAGCCAGTAATGGCGCTTTACGTGATTTAACTCAGTATGATGAAGAAGGTGCTGTCGTTTCACAATTAGATAAGGCGCGGCATCTAACAAAATTTAATACCATTCCAAAAACTAACAGTATGCAAACCCTTGCGGTGCAAATTACAGTACCAAATAGTGATTATGGTTTGGTAATGCCTGCAGCTGGTTGGCCTGTTGTGATTTTGCAACACGGTATTACCTCTAAAAAAGAAGATATGCTTGCCATTACTGGCTCTTTATCTTTACAAGGCTTTGCTACTGTTGCTATTGACCACCCTTTGCATGGTAGCCGTGGTTTTAGTGTAGAGGTTCCCACAGAAAATGGTGAGACTAGAACTGTAGTTATGAATGCCACTACCAATTCAGCAACTGATTATATGAACTTGTCTAATTTATTAGTAACACGCGATAATTTAAGACAAAGTATTGCTGATATGTTGGGTTTACGTTTAGGCTTAAACTTTACTCAAGGCTTACAGTTTGATCTGTCTAACGTTCAGTTTTTAGGTCACTCACTAGGAGCAATTACTGGAACATCTATGGTTGCTATGGCAAATACGCCAAGTGGCAATCCAGCGTTAGATGGTTTGTATAATATTAAAACTGCTACTTTGGCTATGCCAGGTGGTGCTGTCGCAAACTTTTTATTAGATTCACCTTCATTTAGTCCGTTAATAAAAGCCAGCATAATGCTGGGTGCAGGGGGAGAAACGGCTCAATCTTATATTAAATTTGCTACGGAAGTGAATGGCGGTTGTGGTGCGCCTATGGTGCCACCTTTTGCTGCTTGTTACCCTCCTTTTGTTGAGTACTTACAGCAAACTGGCAATACAGCTGCTTTAACCGCGTTAAATAATGCTTTTAGTCAGTTTGCTTTTGCTGCCCAAACAGTAACAGATGCAGGGGACCCAAATAACTATGCCCAACGCTTAGTAGTGTCTGAAACGCCAAGCTATGTAATTGAAGTTGTGGGTGATGGCGTTGATAACTTATCTGACCAAGTAGTACCAAATGGTTTTGCTAATCCATTAGCGGCTTTACAAGCAGGTAAAATGCCATTAGCGGGTACAGAGCCTTTAGCTCGCTTGTTGGCGGCTGGAAATATAAATGGTTCTGCTGCAGGCTCTGTTTCTTTGCAAGGACAAAATGCGATTACGCGTTTTAGTGCAGGGAATCATGGTTCAATTCTAAGCCCTGCGGCTAGTGCTGCTGCAACTAAAGAAATGCAAACCCAAACGGCTAGCTTCTTTAAAACGCAAGGCGCAGGTATACAAATTAGTGATGTTAGTGTGATTGCACCCGCTAATTAA
- a CDS encoding H-NS histone family protein has product MSLLLEKRALKKAAKELTLVKLTEAIEVLNTVLADRQQEVELIEQLESLAKSQGFTLEQLGYKQSTDLVSVEDSTHKVKASKRPVKPKFKTINKDSQYFYVEDGQLKLLRTHTMKKGLQARGIKIVPVAKVDAKYSAEVDRLITEATEQAVENFNSKVVIWNEWAQANGGEILTKK; this is encoded by the coding sequence ATGTCATTGTTATTAGAAAAACGGGCTTTAAAAAAAGCGGCAAAAGAACTTACCTTAGTTAAATTAACTGAAGCAATCGAAGTGTTAAACACAGTATTAGCTGATAGACAGCAAGAAGTTGAGTTAATAGAGCAATTAGAGTCTTTAGCCAAGTCGCAAGGTTTTACTTTAGAGCAGTTAGGATATAAACAGAGTACAGATCTTGTATCTGTAGAAGATAGCACTCATAAAGTTAAAGCAAGCAAAAGACCTGTTAAGCCAAAATTTAAAACGATAAACAAAGACAGCCAATACTTTTATGTTGAAGATGGTCAGCTAAAGTTATTGCGTACCCATACTATGAAAAAGGGTTTACAGGCTCGTGGTATTAAAATAGTACCAGTGGCGAAAGTTGATGCTAAATATAGCGCTGAAGTGGATCGTTTAATTACTGAAGCAACTGAGCAAGCCGTTGAAAACTTTAATTCTAAAGTCGTAATTTGGAACGAATGGGCCCAAGCTAACGGCGGTGAGATCTTAACTAAGAAGTAA